From Tindallia magadiensis, a single genomic window includes:
- a CDS encoding transposase, whose product MSSNHRSDGASAKKKTTLIADGAYASTENTNLAEANNIDLVTTSLLGKAPNEVQAHFKLDTENHKVLECPAGKKPYKTRYYGKTGTYRASFTKKDCQDCPLQEHCGMKPQKKSNYVMITEKTVQRALYLKKYSLAEYQELAKIRNGVEGIPSILRRRYNVDHMPVRGYLRSKMRFAFKVAAINVKRVLKKAKQGCLLPNFGEKLQDFRENLSSLQQPIRLCA is encoded by the coding sequence TTGTCGTCAAACCATCGAAGCGATGGGGCATCAGCAAAAAAAAAGACCACCCTGATTGCAGACGGCGCCTATGCCAGTACCGAAAACACGAACCTGGCCGAAGCCAATAACATAGATCTGGTAACCACCTCTCTTTTAGGGAAAGCACCGAATGAAGTACAAGCCCATTTTAAACTTGATACTGAGAACCACAAAGTCCTTGAATGCCCTGCCGGGAAGAAACCATACAAAACCCGGTACTATGGAAAGACAGGCACCTATCGCGCCTCTTTTACTAAAAAAGACTGTCAGGATTGTCCATTGCAAGAGCATTGTGGCATGAAACCTCAAAAGAAGTCAAATTACGTCATGATTACCGAAAAAACAGTTCAAAGAGCCTTATACCTTAAGAAGTATTCCCTTGCCGAATACCAAGAACTGGCAAAAATTCGTAACGGAGTGGAAGGCATCCCTTCCATACTACGACGCAGATACAACGTTGACCATATGCCTGTCCGTGGCTATTTGCGCTCAAAAATGAGGTTCGCTTTTAAAGTCGCAGCCATAAACGTTAAAAGAGTGTTGAAAAAGGCGAAGCAGGGTTGTTTACTTCCTAACTTTGGGGAGAAACTTCAAGATTTTAGAGAAAACTTGAGTTCGCTTCAACAACCAATACGATTATGTGCTTAA
- a CDS encoding MaoC family dehydratase — MQGKTIEEISLGDRAYFEKTITETDVYLFAGISGDTNPAHMSCVAAEKSQFKERIAHGLVSVSLISCVLGVHLPGPGTIYLGQEIRFTRPVKFGDTVRAEAEVIDIIPKKNRVVLKTTWTNQEGQVVIEGTATVMPPKASTATTASTATATTA; from the coding sequence ATGCAAGGAAAAACCATTGAAGAAATAAGTCTTGGCGATCGAGCTTACTTTGAAAAAACCATTACAGAAACCGATGTGTATCTGTTTGCCGGCATTAGTGGCGATACAAATCCTGCCCACATGAGCTGCGTGGCGGCTGAAAAATCTCAGTTTAAGGAACGCATAGCCCATGGATTGGTTTCTGTTTCTCTGATATCCTGCGTCCTGGGAGTTCATTTGCCAGGACCTGGAACCATTTATCTGGGTCAGGAGATTCGATTCACACGGCCTGTCAAATTTGGAGATACGGTTCGGGCAGAAGCGGAAGTCATTGATATTATCCCGAAGAAAAATCGGGTAGTACTAAAAACCACTTGGACCAATCAAGAGGGGCAGGTAGTCATTGAAGGAACGGCAACCGTGATGCCGCCAAAGGCATCGACAGCAACAACAGCATCAACTGCAACAGCAACAACAGCCTAA
- a CDS encoding sodium:solute symporter family transporter produces MTNTARYSILFFSLGMIVISFLIGWAAKKKALNPQSFFGGTALFGPVTVGLSTVSAVASAFAVVGVPGLIYGTGNTMNLWMLSSCAFAMAYIAIGKKIRAMAEIYPIASLGDISDIRFDQHRGIKALLSVILFLGAIAYLASQISASSTLFAHLLGLNPYVAGFIIFGILTVYTALSGEVGGILTQAFQGLVMIVAGLIMVFSFLIMTGGFANVVQVVSTAGEVAATVEGQEVVKAFSPKMMDAWGVLPGSIAMTWMFIPILGTMGQPQVLTRIYALKNPQDMPKLAMYAGVGHFIIGLFALTMGYGALYLVGNGLVAPLANSDTAIFAVADYVGGFSQMFVYAAILAASMSTASMFLTLSSNIISRDLPSAFGVNLTATKQIRISRITTFVIGICAILFALTSGEAVAILGTLGWGTLMSATFPVFILGLAWKGASSQGVFSGLVVALILNIASLILDNNGFNWPGGLPWYVNVITAAIVVTVVVSLFTKGSSDENLDPRVEAVIDL; encoded by the coding sequence ATGACAAATACGGCACGTTATTCTATTCTGTTTTTCTCACTCGGCATGATCGTCATTTCCTTTCTCATTGGCTGGGCCGCTAAGAAGAAAGCACTTAATCCCCAGTCGTTTTTCGGCGGCACGGCTCTTTTTGGTCCCGTTACCGTTGGGCTTTCCACAGTTTCGGCTGTTGCCAGTGCCTTTGCTGTAGTAGGAGTACCCGGTTTGATTTATGGTACAGGCAATACCATGAACCTGTGGATGCTTTCTTCCTGTGCCTTTGCAATGGCCTATATTGCCATTGGTAAAAAAATCAGGGCCATGGCTGAGATTTATCCCATAGCAAGTCTGGGAGATATTTCTGATATTCGTTTTGACCAGCATCGGGGAATTAAAGCATTGCTTTCTGTCATCTTATTTTTAGGTGCCATTGCTTATCTGGCTTCCCAAATCAGTGCTTCTTCCACCCTTTTCGCTCATCTGTTGGGATTAAACCCCTATGTGGCCGGATTTATTATTTTCGGAATTCTTACAGTCTACACGGCCCTTAGTGGTGAAGTAGGCGGCATTTTAACTCAGGCTTTTCAAGGATTGGTAATGATTGTAGCAGGTTTGATTATGGTTTTTTCTTTCCTGATTATGACCGGCGGATTTGCAAATGTGGTACAGGTGGTTTCTACGGCAGGCGAAGTGGCTGCAACGGTTGAAGGTCAGGAAGTTGTAAAAGCATTTTCTCCTAAAATGATGGATGCCTGGGGAGTGCTTCCCGGTTCCATTGCCATGACCTGGATGTTTATTCCGATTCTGGGCACCATGGGACAGCCTCAGGTACTGACTCGGATTTACGCCCTTAAAAATCCTCAGGATATGCCGAAGTTAGCCATGTATGCTGGTGTAGGGCATTTTATTATTGGCCTTTTTGCCCTTACTATGGGTTACGGTGCCCTCTATTTGGTAGGAAACGGCTTGGTGGCTCCTCTTGCTAATAGCGATACAGCTATTTTTGCTGTTGCTGATTATGTGGGAGGTTTTTCGCAAATGTTCGTATATGCGGCGATACTGGCGGCATCCATGTCTACTGCCAGCATGTTTCTCACCCTTTCTTCTAATATTATTTCCCGAGACTTGCCCTCAGCCTTTGGTGTAAATCTGACGGCAACTAAGCAGATCAGAATTTCTCGGATCACAACCTTCGTTATCGGGATCTGTGCGATTCTTTTTGCACTGACCAGCGGCGAAGCCGTTGCTATCCTGGGCACTCTTGGGTGGGGTACCTTAATGTCCGCCACTTTCCCTGTCTTTATTCTGGGACTAGCATGGAAAGGTGCCAGTTCTCAGGGGGTTTTCTCTGGTTTGGTGGTTGCTCTGATTCTCAACATTGCATCCCTAATTCTGGATAATAATGGCTTCAACTGGCCAGGCGGGCTTCCTTGGTATGTGAATGTGATCACGGCAGCCATTGTTGTGACAGTAGTAGTGTCGCTGTTTACTAAAGGATCTTCTGATGAAAACCTGGATCCCCGGGTTGAGGCTGTCATCGATCTGTAA
- a CDS encoding sigma-54 interaction domain-containing protein, which produces MVNERAEKHLEKLFKHIPKSLFDELPLPINIVDENGIVVVMNQAFLNFYGAPDFKNALGRPLSEFDHTTRLPIVLKTGIPEVGIPHEFATGKMAIVDRIPIFDGDQVIGAAGMVVIEELKNHDHAKRIRESIIKSIRPDWEDNTDMQPTTGAKYHFDHIMTQSQLIKHFKDRARSFAATDLPVLITGESGVGKELFAQSIHHHSDRCHKPFVSINCAAIPETLLESELFGYEAGAFTGASRKGKLGKFELADQGTLFLDEIGDLPLSMQSKLLRVLQENQVERIGGSEVKSINVRIISATNRNLHEKIKTQEFRSDLYYRLNVLNLNIPALRERTEDIELLIEHFSSLFYQKTGIYRKFSDEVIRLLSRYPWPGNIRELENIVYRIIVIAENEIIGKELIPEEILQDILGGFAVSNDTVEITSGQPVNSLAEIIKRIEIKIIEDTLEICDNNKSKAAELLGIDRMTLYRKLRCKTGD; this is translated from the coding sequence ATGGTTAATGAGCGAGCTGAAAAACACTTGGAAAAGCTTTTCAAGCATATACCTAAATCCTTATTCGATGAATTGCCGCTTCCTATTAATATTGTAGATGAAAACGGAATTGTAGTGGTGATGAACCAGGCTTTTCTCAATTTTTATGGTGCTCCGGATTTTAAAAATGCCCTGGGCAGGCCGCTGTCGGAATTCGATCATACCACCCGACTGCCCATTGTTCTGAAAACCGGCATTCCTGAAGTAGGCATTCCACATGAATTTGCCACTGGTAAAATGGCCATAGTGGACCGGATCCCCATTTTTGACGGTGACCAAGTGATTGGTGCGGCTGGCATGGTGGTCATTGAAGAGCTTAAAAACCACGATCACGCCAAACGAATCCGCGAATCCATCATCAAATCCATTCGCCCCGATTGGGAAGACAACACGGACATGCAACCAACCACTGGTGCCAAATATCATTTTGACCATATTATGACCCAATCTCAATTGATTAAACATTTTAAGGACAGAGCCCGTTCCTTTGCTGCCACAGATTTGCCGGTACTCATTACAGGCGAAAGTGGTGTAGGTAAGGAACTTTTTGCCCAGTCCATTCATCATCATAGCGATCGATGCCACAAGCCTTTTGTCAGCATCAACTGTGCTGCCATACCGGAAACCCTGCTGGAATCTGAACTTTTTGGCTATGAAGCAGGAGCCTTCACCGGTGCCAGTCGAAAGGGCAAACTTGGTAAATTTGAATTGGCAGACCAAGGAACCCTTTTTCTTGACGAAATCGGTGATTTACCTTTGAGCATGCAATCCAAACTATTGCGTGTCTTACAGGAAAATCAGGTAGAACGTATTGGCGGAAGTGAAGTGAAATCTATCAATGTCCGGATTATTTCAGCTACTAACCGGAATCTGCATGAAAAAATCAAGACCCAGGAATTTCGTTCAGACTTATATTATCGGCTGAATGTGTTAAACCTTAACATTCCAGCTCTGCGAGAGCGGACGGAAGATATTGAACTTCTTATTGAACATTTTAGTTCCCTTTTTTACCAAAAAACGGGCATTTATCGAAAATTCAGCGATGAGGTTATTCGGCTTCTCAGTCGATATCCATGGCCCGGCAATATCCGGGAACTGGAAAACATTGTGTACCGCATTATTGTGATTGCTGAAAATGAAATCATTGGTAAGGAGCTAATTCCAGAAGAGATTCTGCAGGATATCCTGGGTGGTTTTGCTGTCTCCAATGATACGGTAGAAATAACGAGTGGACAGCCTGTTAACTCACTGGCAGAAATCATTAAACGCATAGAGATTAAGATTATTGAAGATACTCTTGAAATTTGTGACAACAATAAATCCAAAGCGGCCGAACTGCTGGGAATCGATCGAATGACTTTGTATCGAAAGTTAAGGTGCAAAACCGGTGACTAA
- a CDS encoding 3-oxoacyl-ACP synthase yields MKIGMVDYENYLPEQKITAEELSPLVDIPAEILRTKMGINEKHVGGEKDHSAMMAVKSAKKLLERNQVDPLDLDMILFSGETYCEYVCWTAAIKIQNELGADNAYAWDMGFRCAGTPLAIKVAKNMMLSDPDLNQVLIAGGNTNAYLVDYTDKNQSFMFDMSPAGCAILLRKNHPENEILETAVITDHVFCDQVIGKWGGSLHPIDETIAADPEALRKANKIHLPDPEGMKELLGERSLPAFTGAVRQASQKSGVAVEEIDYIGITHINPKAHKAIIADLGLSEDQSVYLSDHGHCGHVDQTLCLQLGIEEGLVKDGSLCALLGAGTGYAFACTLIRWGKIAE; encoded by the coding sequence ATGAAAATTGGCATGGTGGATTATGAAAATTATTTACCGGAACAAAAAATCACAGCTGAAGAACTGTCGCCTTTGGTGGACATTCCAGCGGAAATCTTGCGTACTAAAATGGGCATTAATGAAAAACATGTAGGTGGTGAAAAGGATCACTCGGCTATGATGGCTGTTAAGAGTGCCAAAAAGCTGTTGGAACGTAATCAGGTGGATCCTCTGGATCTGGACATGATACTTTTTTCGGGGGAAACTTACTGTGAATATGTTTGTTGGACAGCGGCTATCAAAATTCAGAATGAACTGGGGGCCGATAATGCCTATGCCTGGGATATGGGATTTCGCTGCGCCGGCACCCCTCTTGCAATCAAGGTAGCTAAAAACATGATGCTTAGCGATCCGGATCTCAACCAAGTGCTGATTGCCGGAGGAAATACGAATGCTTACCTTGTTGACTATACCGATAAAAATCAATCTTTTATGTTCGATATGTCACCGGCAGGATGCGCTATTTTATTGCGAAAAAATCATCCTGAAAACGAAATACTGGAAACAGCGGTTATTACGGACCATGTATTTTGCGATCAGGTAATTGGAAAATGGGGCGGTTCGCTGCATCCTATTGATGAAACAATTGCCGCTGATCCGGAAGCTCTGAGAAAAGCAAACAAAATACACCTTCCAGATCCTGAAGGTATGAAGGAATTGCTGGGAGAACGTTCACTACCAGCTTTTACCGGTGCGGTGAGGCAGGCTTCACAAAAGTCGGGTGTCGCTGTGGAAGAAATAGATTATATTGGCATTACCCATATCAATCCCAAGGCTCATAAAGCCATTATTGCCGACTTGGGACTTTCGGAAGATCAATCTGTCTACCTAAGCGATCATGGACACTGCGGTCATGTAGATCAAACGCTTTGCCTTCAACTAGGAATTGAAGAAGGCCTGGTAAAGGATGGTAGTCTTTGCGCTCTTTTGGGAGCTGGCACTGGTTATGCGTTTGCCTGCACGCTGATACGGTGGGGGAAAATTGCGGAGTAA
- a CDS encoding N-acetyltransferase, with protein sequence MIKNLEVSRIEDVMKIWLEVNIDAHDFISEEYWNTNYDFVKQVLPEATVYVQEEKGEIKGFIGIVEESYIAGLFVAKPYYSQGIGSALLQKCKQEYPLLRLNVYAKNIKAVNFYKKHGFEIEQEKVNDETEELEYSMLWKR encoded by the coding sequence GTGATTAAAAATTTAGAGGTATCTCGAATAGAGGATGTCATGAAAATTTGGTTGGAGGTAAACATCGATGCACATGATTTTATTTCCGAAGAGTATTGGAACACAAACTATGATTTTGTAAAGCAGGTTTTGCCGGAGGCAACGGTTTACGTACAAGAAGAAAAAGGTGAAATAAAAGGTTTTATCGGTATTGTTGAAGAGTCGTATATTGCAGGCTTGTTTGTTGCAAAGCCTTATTATTCCCAAGGAATAGGCAGTGCTCTGCTTCAAAAATGTAAGCAGGAATATCCTTTGTTGCGATTAAATGTATATGCTAAAAACATAAAAGCTGTGAACTTTTACAAGAAACACGGATTCGAGATAGAGCAAGAAAAAGTCAATGATGAAACCGAAGAGTTGGAATACTCAATGCTGTGGAAGCGATAA
- a CDS encoding IS1634 family transposase: protein MSIIYQTNKQTGITYAYENEAYWDKEKQQSRAKRKLIGKLDPETGEIIPTRPYKKASPQTHVPAKQGPVPITKVQRRSYGATHLFDQIGQQTGVQEDLKACFPGMYKQFLSIAYYLIMEDHNPLSRFPHWQRLHVHPYGEDISSQRSSELFQSIEEESRMTFFRKQGKRRIEKEYWAFDITSISSYSEVLHQVKRGHNKEHDRLPQINLALLFGEESGLPFYYRKLSGNITDVSTLRQLMGEFDVMGCSRVRVLLDRGFYSKDNINALYQHHQKFLIGVKLRLKYVKEILEEERDTLQSWTNHHPQFGVYGVCRTIQWDYEQYRPYKGDTLTGKRRAYLHLFYNPEKAARDQVEMNDYLTSLKQDLEQGTLKDYRIKDYDKYFEVTETPKRGRKIKPKEEAMRSAARNYGYFALLSNEVKDPFEALSLYRSKNITEKGFGDLKERLNFRRMQVSSQLSLDGKIFIEFIALIYLSYVKKKMQDTGLFAKWTLQGLLDELDSIELFESPEHGRLLGEVTQKQKDIYRALGVESPSL, encoded by the coding sequence ATGAGCATCATCTATCAAACCAATAAGCAAACCGGTATTACCTATGCTTATGAGAACGAAGCCTACTGGGATAAGGAAAAACAGCAGTCCCGGGCCAAGCGAAAGCTAATTGGCAAGCTGGATCCCGAAACAGGCGAGATCATCCCCACCCGGCCTTACAAAAAGGCCTCGCCTCAGACGCATGTGCCGGCAAAGCAGGGACCCGTTCCCATCACCAAGGTCCAGCGAAGGTCCTACGGAGCCACCCATCTGTTTGATCAGATTGGTCAGCAGACTGGTGTTCAGGAAGATCTGAAAGCCTGCTTTCCAGGGATGTATAAGCAGTTCCTGTCCATCGCTTACTATTTGATCATGGAAGACCACAACCCCTTAAGTCGGTTTCCTCATTGGCAGCGGCTCCATGTTCATCCTTACGGAGAAGACATCTCTTCCCAGCGAAGCAGCGAACTGTTCCAGTCTATTGAAGAAGAAAGCCGGATGACTTTTTTTAGGAAACAGGGGAAACGCCGTATCGAAAAAGAATACTGGGCCTTTGATATCACCTCCATTTCCAGCTACTCCGAGGTACTCCATCAAGTAAAGAGAGGTCACAATAAAGAACATGACCGCCTGCCTCAGATCAACCTGGCCTTGCTTTTTGGCGAAGAATCCGGACTGCCCTTCTACTACCGAAAGCTTTCGGGGAATATCACTGATGTCAGTACACTTCGTCAACTGATGGGAGAGTTTGATGTGATGGGTTGCTCCCGGGTACGGGTCCTGCTGGACAGAGGATTTTACAGCAAAGATAACATCAACGCCCTGTATCAGCATCACCAGAAGTTCCTCATTGGTGTCAAGCTGAGGCTAAAATATGTCAAGGAAATACTGGAAGAAGAACGGGATACCCTTCAGTCCTGGACCAACCACCACCCGCAGTTCGGTGTGTACGGCGTATGCCGTACCATTCAGTGGGACTATGAACAGTATCGTCCCTACAAAGGCGACACCCTCACCGGAAAACGCCGGGCCTACCTTCATCTTTTCTATAATCCGGAGAAAGCGGCCCGGGACCAGGTAGAGATGAACGATTACCTGACCAGTCTGAAACAGGATCTGGAGCAGGGAACCCTTAAGGATTACCGCATCAAGGATTACGACAAGTACTTCGAAGTCACCGAGACACCCAAGCGTGGCAGGAAGATCAAACCTAAAGAAGAAGCCATGCGCAGTGCCGCCAGAAACTACGGGTATTTTGCCCTTCTATCCAACGAAGTGAAAGATCCCTTTGAAGCCCTTTCTCTTTACCGCAGCAAAAACATTACGGAGAAGGGTTTTGGAGACCTGAAAGAACGACTGAATTTCCGAAGAATGCAGGTTTCTTCTCAATTGTCTCTGGACGGCAAGATATTCATTGAATTTATTGCTTTAATCTATTTGTCCTACGTGAAAAAGAAGATGCAGGATACCGGTCTGTTCGCCAAGTGGACCCTTCAGGGTCTCCTGGATGAACTTGACAGCATTGAACTGTTTGAGTCGCCTGAGCATGGTCGCTTACTGGGTGAGGTCACACAGAAGCAGAAAGATATTTATAGAGCGTTAGGTGTGGAGTCGCCCTCGTTATAA
- a CDS encoding transposase — MSKNGIRYDEEFKQELIRLVKEEGRSIPKVAKETAGIMHRQKASSVP, encoded by the coding sequence ATGAGTAAAAATGGTATTCGTTATGATGAAGAATTTAAGCAGGAACTTATCCGTCTTGTTAAAGAAGAGGGGCGAAGTATTCCAAAGGTCGCAAAGGAAACTGCTGGGATAATGCACCGGCAGAAAGCTTCTTCAGTGCCTTGA
- a CDS encoding flavodoxin family protein, giving the protein MKVIALCGSPRNGNTEFYLTQVLNHLKAQGHETSLILLKDKKVEQCTGCYQCIDQKACVVQDDFQAVFQEMIEADCIVAGSPVYNGSITPRLKAVLDRAGFSARWMKNELNTTDKKYNWGQMVFSRKLFAPITVARKTGQTFAWSQMALWAGVNDLVLVGSNYWTVGTAGTSGSKNADEDIEGASIMEHLADNLHFLLTKIHQ; this is encoded by the coding sequence ATGAAAGTGATAGCTCTTTGCGGAAGTCCCCGCAACGGTAATACAGAGTTTTACCTGACACAGGTGCTGAATCATCTGAAAGCACAAGGTCATGAAACTTCTTTGATTCTTCTGAAGGACAAAAAAGTGGAGCAGTGTACTGGCTGCTACCAATGCATTGATCAGAAAGCCTGTGTGGTACAGGATGACTTTCAGGCTGTTTTTCAGGAAATGATAGAAGCGGACTGTATCGTAGCCGGCTCCCCGGTATACAATGGTTCCATCACACCTCGATTAAAAGCGGTGTTAGACCGGGCCGGATTTTCTGCCCGGTGGATGAAAAATGAGCTGAACACGACGGATAAAAAATATAACTGGGGGCAAATGGTTTTCTCCAGAAAGCTTTTCGCACCCATCACTGTGGCTCGAAAAACCGGACAGACATTTGCCTGGTCCCAAATGGCGCTCTGGGCTGGCGTAAATGACCTGGTTCTGGTGGGATCGAATTACTGGACCGTAGGAACAGCAGGGACTTCCGGCAGTAAAAATGCAGATGAAGATATAGAAGGTGCCTCCATCATGGAGCATCTTGCGGACAACCTACATTTCTTACTGACAAAAATCCATCAGTAA
- a CDS encoding acetyl-CoA hydrolase/transferase family protein gives MLFKEMYHARKNTIDECLQLIKSGDHLICGLAASEPMTILESLHRLSEQNLDDILLTNTLPMGAYEFITNPKYSQMITVSSWFYTPVMRKSNHHPHITFQPNHLHRAMDKRLMATAGRRPVLLTTCAPMDRHGYLSLSIGNTYEKQLIQSGEALVILEVSSQFPRTFGDNQIHISQVDALVETERAIPCLPVNGINSYDERIGAFIAERIEDGSTIQLGIGGIPNAVAKALEVRNNLGIHTEMFTDGMVDLIEKGAVTNSRKTLRRDQSVCTFALGSEKLYRFLDDNPSVLFEQGCWTNNPAVIAQNYKMVSINTTIEVDFGGQCCSESLGYQQFSGTGGQADTAIGAQGSTGGKSFIALYSTAQITGANGEKKNISKIVPTLKPGAVVSLSRNDVDYVVTEYGVASLRGESIASRTKQLINIAHPDFREELLAEADKMNFL, from the coding sequence ATGTTATTTAAGGAAATGTACCATGCAAGAAAAAACACCATCGATGAGTGTTTGCAACTTATAAAAAGCGGCGATCACCTTATTTGTGGGTTAGCGGCCAGCGAGCCGATGACCATATTGGAATCCCTGCACAGGCTTAGTGAGCAGAACCTTGATGATATCCTGCTCACCAATACGCTTCCCATGGGGGCCTATGAATTTATAACAAACCCTAAATACAGCCAGATGATAACAGTTTCTTCCTGGTTCTATACGCCGGTGATGCGGAAAAGCAATCATCATCCTCACATTACTTTTCAACCCAATCATTTACACAGAGCGATGGATAAACGCCTGATGGCGACGGCTGGCCGCCGACCGGTACTGCTAACTACCTGCGCGCCTATGGATCGCCACGGATACCTGAGTTTATCTATTGGTAATACGTACGAAAAGCAGTTGATTCAGTCGGGTGAGGCGTTGGTAATCCTAGAGGTCAGCAGCCAGTTTCCTCGCACTTTTGGAGACAATCAAATTCACATTTCTCAGGTAGATGCGCTGGTGGAAACGGAGCGAGCCATTCCCTGCCTGCCTGTAAACGGCATCAATTCCTATGATGAGCGCATTGGCGCTTTTATTGCAGAACGTATTGAAGATGGTTCTACCATACAGTTGGGTATTGGCGGCATCCCTAATGCCGTTGCCAAAGCATTGGAAGTACGCAACAATCTGGGGATTCACACGGAAATGTTTACAGATGGCATGGTGGATCTTATTGAAAAAGGAGCAGTTACCAACAGCAGAAAGACCCTTCGTCGTGATCAATCCGTCTGCACCTTTGCCCTGGGTTCTGAAAAGTTATATCGTTTTCTGGATGATAACCCAAGTGTTTTGTTTGAACAGGGATGCTGGACTAACAATCCTGCTGTGATTGCTCAAAATTACAAAATGGTTTCTATTAATACTACTATCGAAGTGGATTTTGGAGGTCAGTGTTGCTCCGAGTCTTTGGGATATCAACAGTTTTCTGGTACCGGAGGACAGGCCGATACAGCCATCGGTGCACAAGGATCTACGGGTGGAAAGTCTTTTATTGCACTTTACTCTACGGCTCAGATTACTGGCGCTAACGGTGAAAAGAAAAACATATCGAAAATTGTTCCTACTCTGAAACCAGGTGCAGTGGTGTCCCTATCACGTAATGACGTGGACTATGTAGTGACAGAATATGGAGTGGCGTCCCTGCGTGGAGAATCCATTGCTTCTCGAACCAAACAATTAATTAACATTGCTCATCCGGATTTCCGAGAAGAACTATTGGCAGAAGCAGATAAAATGAATTTTCTTTAG
- a CDS encoding transposase, with protein MAFKSNAVQQINMKDTLLNLPPRVKKFAEKSWAAGFSDIVFPQINEKRFAVLYSDNPASRPNTPVNAIIGALIIKELFSLTDEELLESILCDVRFQVALRTTSFPEQPFSDRTISRFRERLYHYERTTGEDLLKDEMLHLSEAFRKFLKIEPTLKRMDSMMVASSSKKMSRLEILYTCVANLAKQLHQEENVELKQNLQAYLKEEHKNQVIYHRRHEDLDQRLSTTIEDGKQLLKLVSEKQRQTEAYSLLAG; from the coding sequence ATGGCGTTCAAATCCAATGCTGTCCAGCAAATCAATATGAAAGATACGTTGCTTAACCTGCCGCCTCGCGTTAAAAAATTTGCCGAAAAATCCTGGGCTGCCGGTTTTTCTGATATCGTTTTTCCGCAGATTAACGAAAAACGGTTTGCGGTCCTTTACAGCGATAATCCGGCTTCACGGCCTAACACGCCTGTCAATGCCATCATCGGTGCATTGATTATTAAAGAACTGTTTAGTCTGACGGATGAAGAACTGTTGGAATCCATCCTGTGCGATGTCCGGTTTCAGGTAGCGCTTCGAACCACCAGTTTTCCGGAACAACCCTTTAGTGATCGCACCATCAGCCGATTTCGAGAACGATTGTATCATTACGAACGAACTACGGGTGAGGATTTACTAAAGGATGAAATGCTCCATTTAAGCGAAGCTTTTCGGAAGTTCCTAAAGATCGAACCCACTTTAAAGCGAATGGACAGCATGATGGTGGCTTCTTCAAGCAAGAAAATGAGCCGGCTTGAAATTCTATACACCTGCGTGGCCAATCTGGCAAAGCAGCTTCATCAGGAAGAGAACGTAGAGCTAAAGCAAAACCTACAAGCCTACCTGAAAGAAGAACATAAAAACCAAGTGATTTACCACCGGCGCCATGAAGATCTGGACCAACGCCTGTCCACGACCATTGAAGATGGGAAACAGCTGTTGAAGCTTGTATCAGAAAAACAGCGCCAAACAGAAGCCTACTCACTACTGGCCGGGTAA